The Nitrospira tepida genome includes a window with the following:
- a CDS encoding ParM/StbA family protein, which yields MATRTRAAAKAGMTSGVRHSPNRLNGDVPFIGLDVGYGYTKIVFEDGRRFIYPSLVAPVAVTSIDLGLSLSKSAVQVEGADYVVGEEAVQAGWRFREQYDGWWTSPTFKALVAFAARHVPEGAHVFTGLPLHVYASAVAQTQVAEVVRKGLRTNQVTVFPQGVGAFFAAIAAHPGSEEGRNAFVDIGMRTTEFVGMSNRQFLSDLSCGKVLGVTELFTRVADSLTHQHERTIDPYEIDLAIQGFRPIKVKGDNLAQKLIDETIQPLLKPFAERILGEMTRLWGPGAPSFDRVIFCGGGALILKPYLSGFREKVEFLRDSQYANACGYLHFGRWVYQRPVTNNAVHHPESERDRQEEAIQDEDMLRVGGTI from the coding sequence ATGGCAACTCGCACAAGGGCGGCCGCCAAGGCAGGAATGACGTCAGGCGTTAGACATTCACCGAACCGATTGAACGGAGACGTGCCGTTCATCGGTCTCGACGTGGGCTACGGGTACACGAAGATTGTCTTTGAAGATGGGCGACGCTTCATCTATCCCTCGCTGGTGGCACCGGTTGCCGTCACCTCGATCGACTTGGGTCTCTCGCTCTCAAAGAGCGCCGTTCAGGTCGAGGGAGCCGATTATGTCGTTGGCGAGGAAGCAGTCCAAGCGGGCTGGAGGTTCCGCGAACAATATGACGGGTGGTGGACCTCTCCCACGTTTAAGGCGCTCGTGGCATTTGCAGCACGCCATGTGCCCGAAGGCGCCCACGTGTTCACGGGCCTCCCGCTCCATGTGTATGCGTCTGCAGTGGCCCAGACTCAGGTGGCAGAAGTAGTCCGGAAGGGACTTCGCACGAACCAGGTCACGGTCTTCCCTCAGGGCGTGGGGGCGTTTTTCGCCGCGATCGCTGCGCATCCCGGTTCTGAGGAAGGCCGGAACGCCTTCGTCGATATCGGCATGCGCACAACCGAGTTTGTCGGCATGTCCAATCGCCAGTTCCTGAGCGACCTCTCATGCGGCAAGGTCCTGGGCGTCACAGAGCTCTTCACACGCGTTGCCGACAGCTTGACTCACCAACATGAAAGAACAATCGATCCCTACGAAATTGATCTCGCGATTCAAGGTTTTCGCCCGATAAAGGTCAAAGGGGACAATCTCGCCCAAAAGCTCATCGATGAGACTATCCAACCCCTTCTCAAACCATTTGCCGAACGCATCCTCGGCGAAATGACCAGACTCTGGGGACCAGGCGCTCCGTCCTTTGACCGCGTCATTTTCTGCGGCGGAGGCGCATTGATCCTCAAGCCTTATCTTTCCGGATTCCGAGAGAAAGTGGAATTTCTCAGAGACTCGCAATACGCGAACGCCTGCGGGTATCTGCACTTCGGCCGGTGGGTCTATCAACGACCGGTCACGAACAATGCAGTCCATCATCCAGAGTCCGAGCGGGATCGCCAAGAGGAAGCAATTCAAGATGAAGATATGCTTCGTGTGGGAGGGACCATATGA
- a CDS encoding DEAD/DEAH box helicase gives MSDTGNRPEFRKPKAAVNYSSPEELFSKLPNRAGSHGYLRVPQADVLREYKDCADRDIALELPTGTGKTAVGLLIAEWRRRRSGEKVAYLVLTNQLAKQVMREAQNLGIECADLTGNKDSRHPAEVGKYSLAKAVAVSTYSNLFNVNPVIQESDVLIFDDAHGAESFVSGMWTVRVRKDAPRRLYSEVLTAIRPSLTDAQFRVVTDEDEFEVVELADVHASSGVVPAITAIFDRERDAEIYFPWGLIRNQIQACLCLVSTREIVFRPVIPPTHTHAPFANTKQRIYMSATLGGEGDLQRSYGITSIKPIRARHAEWGKRYVFVPGICHSEQECSDLIAKVWKAIAPRRALLLAPSFLTADRTFTRISGGMKPQPSKFSAADIEESLEPFTNSVCGILCLAGRYDGIDLPGDTCRLLIISETAAAIDALERHMRDHWKMGPLLRRRERTRLIQGMGRCTRDATDFAVVIMLGQSLLNALTTPALVQGFPEEIQRELTWGMEQSDVAKEHRHQLSDMIIGLLMDSDYRKQANESLEDITIEGHEERDDPYSQGAIAEVNYLRSLWDSDFTHALLTAREQADRTNDHELSGYRAWWWYLASIAAFHLGDTVSEIDCLKRARATRINSGFMDHLLRARSRATSVDPSDIDDIRAESIWNIFEKWGWQGPRFSGKLDEMLEGLSKPDDPTQFNIGLERLGECFGAKVFRRTEDGVPDVVWLFHDCCYAIENKSDKKPDGALSKRDVQQAKGHPEWVLANIAEAKDIPIRPIVVSDVYPDAIAEPFIEGLFHAVIEDIVKEGNRVASELPNLRAQFAGKEYGSVHGEFRTAIKTASLDRGTVESFFSKPLRMKS, from the coding sequence ATGAGCGACACAGGGAACCGACCAGAATTTCGTAAGCCCAAAGCGGCCGTTAACTATTCCTCACCGGAGGAATTGTTCTCGAAGCTACCAAATCGTGCTGGTAGTCACGGATATCTCAGGGTTCCCCAGGCCGATGTTCTAAGAGAGTATAAAGATTGCGCGGACAGGGATATCGCTCTCGAACTGCCCACAGGAACTGGGAAAACGGCCGTTGGTTTACTTATAGCAGAGTGGCGTCGACGTCGATCCGGCGAAAAAGTGGCCTATCTTGTATTGACGAATCAACTTGCCAAACAAGTTATGCGAGAGGCGCAAAATCTTGGAATTGAGTGTGCAGATCTTACCGGGAACAAAGACAGCCGCCATCCGGCTGAAGTAGGGAAATATAGTTTAGCAAAAGCAGTCGCAGTATCCACATACTCCAACCTGTTCAATGTCAATCCAGTCATACAAGAGTCTGATGTCCTCATCTTCGATGATGCACATGGTGCAGAGTCATTTGTGAGCGGAATGTGGACCGTTAGGGTTCGCAAGGACGCGCCGCGCCGACTTTACTCAGAGGTTTTGACTGCAATCAGGCCTTCTCTTACCGATGCACAATTTCGGGTAGTGACGGACGAAGATGAATTTGAGGTGGTCGAATTAGCCGATGTACATGCTTCTTCTGGAGTCGTGCCAGCTATTACAGCTATTTTCGATCGTGAAAGAGACGCGGAAATTTATTTTCCATGGGGTCTAATTCGAAACCAAATCCAAGCCTGCCTTTGTTTAGTGTCGACCAGAGAGATTGTTTTCAGACCTGTAATCCCTCCAACCCATACGCATGCCCCTTTTGCTAACACCAAGCAGAGAATCTATATGTCCGCGACTTTGGGAGGCGAAGGCGATCTACAGAGAAGTTATGGCATCACATCCATAAAACCGATTAGAGCAAGGCACGCTGAGTGGGGAAAAAGATATGTATTCGTACCAGGAATATGTCATTCAGAACAAGAATGTTCCGATCTCATAGCCAAGGTTTGGAAGGCCATAGCACCTCGTCGGGCCCTTTTACTGGCTCCATCTTTTCTAACCGCGGACAGAACGTTCACTCGGATCTCGGGTGGCATGAAGCCACAGCCTTCTAAGTTTAGCGCAGCGGATATTGAAGAGTCGCTTGAACCCTTCACCAATAGTGTTTGCGGAATATTGTGTCTTGCTGGCCGATACGATGGCATAGATTTGCCGGGTGACACCTGTCGTTTACTAATTATCTCGGAAACAGCGGCTGCTATAGATGCTCTTGAACGTCATATGCGCGACCACTGGAAAATGGGTCCCTTGCTGCGACGGCGGGAAAGGACAAGGCTTATTCAGGGAATGGGGCGATGCACAAGAGACGCAACGGATTTTGCGGTTGTCATTATGTTGGGCCAAAGCCTACTCAATGCTTTGACTACGCCGGCACTTGTCCAGGGCTTCCCTGAGGAAATTCAGAGAGAACTAACATGGGGTATGGAACAAAGCGACGTGGCGAAAGAACATCGCCATCAACTGAGCGACATGATTATTGGGCTACTAATGGACTCAGACTATCGAAAGCAAGCGAATGAAAGTTTAGAAGATATAACGATCGAAGGCCATGAAGAGAGAGATGATCCTTACAGCCAAGGTGCTATAGCGGAGGTCAATTATCTAAGGTCACTTTGGGACAGCGATTTCACACACGCCCTTCTCACCGCCCGTGAACAGGCCGATCGCACCAACGATCATGAACTATCAGGCTATAGAGCCTGGTGGTGGTACCTTGCGAGTATTGCAGCTTTTCACCTCGGCGATACGGTAAGCGAAATTGATTGCCTAAAACGAGCACGAGCAACGCGGATAAATTCGGGTTTCATGGATCACCTTTTGCGTGCACGTAGCAGAGCTACATCGGTGGATCCGTCCGACATCGATGATATTAGAGCGGAATCTATATGGAATATTTTCGAAAAGTGGGGATGGCAAGGTCCTCGCTTTAGTGGAAAACTTGATGAAATGCTGGAGGGGCTAAGCAAACCTGACGACCCGACCCAATTCAATATTGGCTTAGAAAGATTAGGTGAGTGTTTTGGCGCCAAAGTATTTCGTCGCACTGAAGATGGCGTTCCGGATGTTGTCTGGTTGTTTCATGACTGTTGTTATGCCATTGAAAATAAGTCTGACAAGAAGCCAGATGGTGCTTTGTCAAAACGGGATGTTCAGCAGGCGAAGGGCCATCCAGAATGGGTTCTTGCCAATATAGCGGAAGCAAAAGATATTCCCATTAGACCAATAGTCGTTTCAGATGTTTATCCGGATGCCATCGCGGAACCTTTTATTGAAGGGCTGTTTCATGCGGTAATTGAAGATATTGTTAAGGAAGGTAACCGAGTTGCTTCCGAACTTCCTAATCTTCGCGCACAGTTTGCCGGCAAGGAATATGGATCAGTTCACGGCGAATTCAGAACCGCCATTAAGACTGCGTCTCTTGACCGTGGAACGGTCGAATCCTTTTTCTCTAAGCCGCTAAGGATGAAATCTTAA
- a CDS encoding RNase H family protein translates to MTLQELADAMTSGLQEQGIIATPGPSMNNHYAAKLLIQMQNGPNLGAIKLYVGKRGPTLVPDELHSCPPAILATITQVWQRISGGSSAAPRGHDTLTIDPSVIQVWVDGACLQAPLGYRFGWSFVVQQGDRELHRDSGSLLQSGAFEHRNVGAELEAATRALTWCVLNGYKQVTVYHDYKGIAAWPTGAWRANTPSTREYARFIKALPIEIAWQKVPAHRGIAMNELVDQLANRAAAESPALPIPASSTPDPVM, encoded by the coding sequence ATGACGCTTCAGGAATTGGCAGATGCCATGACCAGCGGACTGCAAGAGCAAGGGATCATCGCCACGCCAGGCCCGTCGATGAACAACCACTACGCTGCGAAACTGCTTATCCAGATGCAGAACGGCCCCAATCTCGGTGCTATCAAGCTTTATGTCGGCAAACGTGGCCCCACTTTGGTCCCTGATGAATTGCACTCCTGTCCACCGGCCATTCTAGCGACCATTACTCAGGTATGGCAGCGCATTTCCGGTGGGAGCTCTGCTGCTCCGAGGGGTCACGACACGCTGACCATCGACCCATCGGTTATCCAGGTCTGGGTGGACGGAGCCTGTCTCCAGGCACCGCTCGGGTACCGGTTCGGGTGGTCGTTCGTCGTCCAGCAAGGTGATCGAGAATTGCACCGGGACTCCGGCAGCCTTCTGCAAAGCGGCGCATTCGAACACCGCAATGTCGGAGCCGAACTCGAGGCCGCCACTCGCGCGCTGACCTGGTGTGTTCTCAACGGGTACAAGCAAGTCACGGTGTACCACGATTACAAGGGCATTGCCGCCTGGCCAACCGGCGCTTGGCGGGCCAATACCCCGTCGACCCGCGAGTACGCCCGGTTCATCAAAGCGTTGCCGATCGAGATCGCGTGGCAGAAGGTTCCGGCGCATCGTGGCATTGCGATGAACGAACTCGTCGATCAACTCGCCAACCGCGCGGCAGCCGAGAGTCCCGCTCTTCCGATTCCCGCAAGCTCGACTCCTGATCCCGTTATGTGA
- a CDS encoding DUF488 family protein, N3 subclade yields the protein MTVLTRGQIKPGVIGIDTTVKSAIGLWRSFAPTWSMVMGWKRGELTWEQYVSQYGTILARVPDVVWNTLAAQPEARLLCYCRDGLPCHTHLIIFSGICSRIRIAMRDEWLHIC from the coding sequence ATGACTGTACTGACCCGCGGACAAATCAAGCCGGGCGTGATCGGCATCGATACGACCGTGAAGTCTGCCATCGGACTGTGGCGATCCTTCGCCCCGACGTGGTCTATGGTGATGGGCTGGAAGCGCGGAGAACTCACCTGGGAGCAGTACGTCTCGCAGTACGGTACGATCCTCGCTCGTGTTCCGGATGTTGTCTGGAACACCCTGGCCGCGCAACCCGAAGCCCGATTGCTTTGTTATTGTCGTGACGGTCTACCCTGCCACACGCACCTCATTATCTTTTCCGGGATTTGTTCTCGTATTCGAATCGCTATGAGGGATGAATGGTTGCATATATGCTAG
- a CDS encoding site-specific integrase, with protein MQANVTRPWNRFKGRIDPLVYRAPRTGADPENGHKWPSIHDRIVRRLERRLGYPWSNHLILGAAILSANRMDLHTIEGRMASCHARLRTFFEVLSLRSMDDWKPKETMIAYLKGELVPDDTDQSRYGFWLSYKSLARYGNQWLQTLSAQQQEKYRPFIFPLIPFEEVRGLRDFEQMRQLARKRRKAETDAIVRQYAQIRAEAHFRLNLITRIRQAMKEAVERAPHDATGEPVFPIAFHYQEGDETLRFRVWDKRSIRLTYPDTFRVEVRRRAHKQRWEFARGNNYLILEFVQAERTGAATPEGLWFVDLIKQKVLGSQRQIKEEEKELRRRWFAAWGYSRDPKLYSPEPFGTYVAGVLTPTIQQGGGHHLVWLMEKTGKILIPLESLYVASLFGLLALDLWTTTGMRINESCQVRLSSDCLARLIFPAPPGAKDQSPRMRYVLQLVPKGERTNTPQNYFIGEETRRLLVKVAKMLTEHYGLKAGQPLPRVPYNKHLARAHRFGKAPYIFQYSSKHLDYKTLTSCVRFLLHGIPLSTVDGTRVVLRPHLFRHAFATHAVQVEKLPIDIVREMLKQKNLAVTDYYSKPTETFLVDASDQYLAKLASHLNVGKAVVRLPEDLKALYEEAHDKVGTLTDVIGGICVSHGFCTAKFACVGCPGKVPDPSRRHQVQHKRQWALRQIAFTKTEGLLAESQRMQQLVRECERELQEMTLIEEYRKDESRVPLIQIDEQPTKR; from the coding sequence TTGCAGGCGAACGTGACCCGGCCATGGAATCGGTTCAAGGGCCGTATTGATCCTCTGGTGTATCGAGCGCCACGGACAGGTGCCGATCCAGAGAATGGGCACAAATGGCCGAGCATCCATGATCGCATCGTGCGTCGCCTGGAGCGACGTCTTGGATATCCCTGGTCCAATCATCTGATTCTAGGAGCTGCCATTCTCTCTGCCAACCGTATGGATTTGCATACCATTGAAGGACGCATGGCTTCCTGCCACGCCCGGTTAAGAACGTTCTTCGAGGTGTTGAGCCTCAGATCGATGGACGACTGGAAGCCTAAGGAAACGATGATTGCGTATTTAAAAGGTGAGCTTGTGCCGGACGATACGGATCAGAGCCGGTATGGCTTTTGGCTGTCCTATAAATCCCTGGCCAGATACGGGAACCAATGGCTACAGACATTGTCCGCTCAGCAACAGGAGAAATACCGGCCATTCATTTTCCCTCTGATTCCGTTTGAGGAGGTCCGCGGTCTGCGAGACTTTGAGCAAATGCGTCAGCTGGCGCGAAAAAGAAGAAAGGCCGAGACCGATGCCATCGTTCGGCAGTATGCGCAGATCCGGGCTGAGGCGCACTTTCGCCTGAATCTGATCACTCGCATTCGCCAGGCTATGAAGGAAGCGGTGGAACGAGCCCCTCATGATGCCACAGGAGAGCCGGTCTTCCCGATCGCGTTTCACTATCAGGAAGGCGACGAAACCTTGCGCTTTCGGGTCTGGGATAAGAGAAGCATTCGCCTCACGTACCCTGACACATTTCGCGTCGAGGTGCGGCGGCGTGCGCACAAACAAAGGTGGGAGTTTGCACGGGGTAATAACTACCTCATCCTAGAATTTGTTCAGGCTGAGCGGACTGGAGCCGCCACGCCGGAAGGACTGTGGTTTGTTGATCTCATCAAGCAGAAGGTCCTGGGATCACAACGACAGATCAAGGAAGAGGAAAAAGAGCTGCGACGTCGGTGGTTCGCCGCGTGGGGATATTCACGCGACCCAAAGCTGTATAGTCCAGAGCCATTCGGCACGTATGTGGCTGGCGTCTTGACCCCAACGATCCAACAGGGGGGAGGGCATCACTTAGTGTGGTTGATGGAGAAGACGGGCAAGATATTGATCCCGTTAGAGTCCCTGTATGTCGCCAGCTTGTTCGGTCTCCTCGCGCTGGATCTGTGGACCACAACGGGCATGCGCATTAATGAAAGCTGCCAAGTGCGCCTGAGTAGCGACTGCCTCGCACGACTGATTTTCCCAGCGCCACCCGGAGCGAAAGATCAATCGCCCCGCATGCGGTACGTCTTACAGTTGGTTCCAAAAGGAGAACGAACGAATACTCCGCAGAATTATTTCATTGGCGAGGAAACGCGGCGCTTGCTGGTCAAAGTGGCCAAGATGCTTACTGAGCATTATGGGCTCAAGGCCGGGCAGCCGTTACCGCGGGTGCCTTATAACAAGCATCTGGCCCGGGCACATCGGTTTGGAAAAGCACCCTATATCTTCCAGTATTCGTCCAAACATTTGGATTATAAAACCCTCACCAGTTGTGTGCGCTTTCTTCTCCATGGGATTCCGTTGTCAACGGTCGACGGCACTCGCGTGGTGCTCCGCCCCCACCTGTTTCGCCATGCCTTTGCCACACATGCCGTGCAGGTTGAAAAACTGCCGATCGATATCGTGCGGGAAATGCTCAAGCAAAAGAACCTCGCCGTGACCGACTACTACAGCAAGCCAACTGAAACCTTCCTTGTGGACGCCAGTGACCAATACCTCGCCAAACTCGCATCTCATTTAAATGTGGGAAAGGCCGTCGTGCGTCTTCCAGAAGACCTCAAAGCTCTGTATGAGGAGGCACATGACAAGGTAGGAACCCTCACCGATGTCATCGGAGGAATCTGTGTGAGCCACGGATTCTGCACGGCGAAGTTTGCATGCGTCGGATGCCCGGGGAAAGTACCCGATCCTTCAAGGCGGCATCAGGTCCAACACAAACGTCAATGGGCGCTCCGGCAGATCGCCTTTACCAAGACAGAAGGGCTGCTCGCAGAAAGCCAGCGGATGCAGCAACTGGTGCGCGAGTGCGAACGGGAGTTGCAGGAAATGACGTTGATTGAAGAATATCGAAAGGACGAATCTCGTGTCCCGCTCATCCAAATCGACGAGCAGCCTACAAAGCGATAA
- a CDS encoding single-stranded DNA-binding protein, with product MSTATADSGTDRKLFKDTNKLEMTGRLARNPEIRYRANSQAVTTFDLCSTEEYPVQGDVRKRECWVTVVMYGPDGEKFAGEGQKGDWIGIAGKLQQRRWETEDGHKRAKHEIVAFSAEVKRKARTSTPS from the coding sequence ATGAGCACTGCTACCGCTGATTCGGGGACGGACCGGAAACTATTCAAAGATACGAACAAGCTTGAGATGACCGGACGGCTTGCGAGGAACCCGGAGATCCGCTACCGAGCCAATAGCCAGGCTGTGACTACGTTCGATCTCTGCAGCACCGAGGAGTATCCAGTGCAAGGGGATGTGCGAAAGCGGGAATGCTGGGTCACAGTCGTCATGTATGGCCCCGATGGCGAGAAGTTCGCCGGTGAAGGCCAAAAAGGCGATTGGATCGGCATCGCCGGCAAGCTCCAACAGCGTCGCTGGGAAACCGAGGATGGCCATAAGCGCGCGAAGCATGAGATTGTCGCGTTCTCCGCTGAGGTCAAGCGCAAGGCTCGCACGAGCACCCCGAGCTGA